One Gossypium raimondii isolate GPD5lz unplaced genomic scaffold, ASM2569854v1 Contig00269, whole genome shotgun sequence DNA window includes the following coding sequences:
- the LOC128037724 gene encoding uncharacterized protein LOC128037724 yields the protein MEITMIRANVQEDREATMARFLAGLNQDSANVVELQHYIEIVDMVHMAIKVEKQIKRKGTARSYPTPSTTRWGQSSSKTNPPSRAKEPMVPAKANKPMGDTSKGHITSQCPNRNIMVVRANGEIESEEEELEDEPENVSDNEEEVEHALDGELLVVKRSLSIQSIDDEQQRENIFHTRCQVQGKLCLVIIDGGSCTDVASTLMVEKLNLPTTKHPTPYKLQWLNDGGELKDFKDVFPDEVPSGLPPLRGIEHQIDFVLGVVLPNRLTYRTNPEETKELQRQFNELMEKGFIRRDQSAVSVLLVPKKDGTWRMCVDCRAVNKITIKYKHPIPRLDDMLDELSGTKLFSKIDLKSGYHQIRMREGDEWKTAFETKHGFVVSSEGLKVDSDKIKVIQNGETDEHKPSAKLPWLGVGIGAVLTPDGRPIAYFSEKLNGAMLNYPVYDKEMYALIRALETWQHYLWPKEFVIHSDHEALKHIKDSELRANRFEEREDDTATPQVLPSSNKEPLSCPKAPSLDPEPNNLRRLFYLSR from the exons atggagattACGATGATCCGTGCCAATGTCCAAGAAGATCGTGAAGCAACGATGGCACGTTTCCTTGCAGGTCTCAATCAAGACAGCGCCAACGTTGTGGAATTGCAACATTACATCGAGATCGTGGACATGGTACATATGGCCATTAAGGTAGAGAAGCAAATTAAACGAAAGGGAACCGCTCGGAGCTATCCTACCCCAAGCACAACTAGATGGGGGCAAAGCTCGAGTAAAACTAATCCTCCAAGTCGTGCCAAGGAGCCAATGGTGCCTGCCAAAGCAAACAAACCTATGGGCGATACGAGCAAAG GCCATATTACGAGTCAATGTCCCAACCGCAACATCATGGTGGTTCGAGCAAATGGAGAAATAGAATCGGAGGAAGAAGAACTTGAAGATGAGCCCGAAAATGTTTCTGATAATGAAGAAGAAGTGGAACACGCCCTTGATGGAGAACTCCTAGTAGTCAAAAGGAGCCTAAGTATCCAAAGCATCGACGATGAACAACAACGAGAGAACATCTTTCATACTCGTTGCCAAGTACAAGGAAAGCTTTGTCTTGTCATCATCGATGGAGGAAGTTGTACTGACGTGGCGAGCACTCTAATGgtggaaaaattaaatctacCGACCACCAAGCATCCAACTCCGTACAAACTTCAATGGCTCAACGATGGAGGAGAGCTAAAG GATTTCAAAGATGTTTTTCCGGATGAAGTGCCAAGTGGGTTGCCACCACTTCGTGGGATCGAGCACCAAATCGATTTTGTTCTCGGAGTCGTTCTTCCGAATCGGCTGACATACCGAACCAACCCCGAAgagaccaaagagcttcaacGTCAATTCAACGAACTCATGGAAAAGGGCTTTATACGAAGAGACCAAAGCGCCGTATCGGTCTTGTTGGTGCCAAAGAAGGATGGAACGTGGCGCATGTGTGTCGATTGCCGCGCTGTGAATAAAATCACTATTAAGTATAAGCATCCCATACCACGTTTAGATGATATGCTCGATGAGTTAAGTGGCACCAAGTTGTTCTCAAAAATTGACCTCAAAAGCGGATACCATCAGATTCGAATGCGCGAAGGTGACGAGTGGAAAACCGCTTTTGAAACGAAacatg GATTCGTGGTTAGCTCGGAGGGCCTCAAAGTAGATAGCGACAAGATTAAGGTGATTCAGAATGGCGAGACCGACGAGCATAAGCCAAGTGCGAAGCTTCCATGGCTTG GTGTAGGAATAGGTGCCGTGCTAACTCCAGATGGAAGACCGATCGCTTACTTTAGCGAAAAGTTGAATGGAGCCATGCTGAATTATCCCGTCTATGACAAGGAGATGTATGCACTCATTCGTGCTCTCGAGACTTGGCAGCACTATTTGTGGCCAAAGGAGTTCGTGATCCATTCGGATCATGAAGCGTTAAAGCATATTAAAG ATTCTGAATTGAGGGCAAATCGCTTTGAAGAGCGGGAGGATGATACtgccacgcctcaagtcctacctagctcgaacaaggaGCCTCTGAGTTGCCCTAAGGCCCCATCACTCGATCCCGAGCCAAACAATTTAAGGAGGCTGTTTTACCTTAGTAGATAA